The Acidobacteriota bacterium DNA window GGAGACAGCACCGAAACCTCGACATCGAGGCCGCTCAGCTCGTCGGCCTCGAGGCGCGGAAATCGCGGATCCCGCGCCGCCCACACGGCGGCCTGCACCACGGCATCTGCCAAGGGTTGCCTGGCCTCGATCACGCCCATACAGGCCCGCAGCCTGCCCGGCGATCCCGCTTGAACACCTCGATGGTTGAGGGTCACGAATGCGCCCGCGTCTGCACTCAGCGCATCGCGCTCCAGCGCCCGCCCGTACCACTCGGCGAGGCTTTCATCGTGCATCAGAAAGCTCTCGAGCGTCGCACGCGCGAGGGCAACTGCTTCCTCGCCCTGAGCTGACGTCAGTCTCCCGAGCGGAGGCCGGGGTCCATCCTCGCGCCAGCCTTTCCACGACCCGCGAA harbors:
- the amrA gene encoding AmmeMemoRadiSam system protein A, yielding TVCGARPLVVLAELLSHAFDGRGEVLDVTTSGHRTGSWESSVTYAAIAFRGSWKGWREDGPRPPLGRLTSAQGEEAVALARATLESFLMHDESLAEWYGRALERDALSADAGAFVTLNHRGVQAGSPGRLRACMGVIEARQPLADAVVQAAVWAARDPRFPRLEADELSGLDVEVSVLSPAEPVTGPEAIEVGTHGVILQKGSHRALFLPQVATEQGWDRRTMLDQLARKAGLPAGGWRSGAEFEVFTAQIFGEDE